DNA sequence from the Virgibacillus proomii genome:
TTCTTAGCTTCTCTCAAGATCTCTCTTGAGTTATTTCTTAGAAAAACAGAGACTGCTTTTCTTGACATACTGGTTGTTTTGTTCAGTTTTCAAAGAGCAAATATATAAAACCAACCGATTGATTATAAACACTAAAACTAAATTTGTCAAATTTATAATCAATCTATTTGCCGCGTTACAGTTAGAAATTACCTTTCCTCTAACGCGGATTATTATTATATCACCCAATAAACAAGCTGTCAACACTCTTAATGTAAAATTATTAAACAAAATAACAATCAATAACCAATGACAGCAAAAACTATAATAACGTTTATAAATAAAAAAGTCAACATTATTTTAGCTATTCTCACAAAAAAATTAGTTTAATGGCTTTTTCCATGCATCCAATAATTTCTAAATATAGAAAGAACGGATAAAACTCTAAATAAATGACGGATAATTGATGTTATTCCAACACAAGCTAAGTTAAAAGCAATGTGATGGAGTGATGTCCAGTGAAGCATAATAATTATATGTATTTAAGCTTCTTTTTGTTACTAATATTTCCACTTCAAGTTCAAGCAACTGAAGTGAAGCCCATATTAATTGAAACATACGAAGCAGACATAACAAGTGATGGAAATAATGAAAAAATTGAATTAAAAGGTGTGCTTTTTTCTCCAGATTCAAAGTTTTATCAGCAACTATGGGCAGAAATTTCCTATCAGAAAAAAGAAAAGTGGAAAATTTATTATCCTGGGGGATACGACCCAACTTTACAATTTATCGATCTTAATCACGATAATAAAACTGATATTTTCTACCAAAGCGCTACTGGAGGAAGTGGCGGTCTTTATAATTACCAATTAAATACAATTATAAATGATACGGTTCAAGAAATAGAACTTCCTGAGCAAATGTATTTAAGTGGTGTATTTAAGGATAATTTTAAAATTGAATTAAAACTGACAGCTACGAGTAAACCGATAATAATTGACGTAAAAAATCGAACAGAAGATTATGTACGATTAGGTATATATGATCAACAAGGGGAACTGCTTTCTAAAAACAAAACAGTTATGATTGACCCAATCGCTTTTTTTGAACCATTGATAGTAAACGAGACTAAAGGGTACGGACTCAAGAGCTATCAACAAATTAGCGGTGCTTATCACGCCGATAGATTAGGGACAGTTGAAACAGTATGGTATTTTGAAAATGACAATTGGATAATTTTGCAAACAAAGTGGGTGCCTGCCTAAACTCTTCATCGCTTCTGACTAAAATAAGTAAGTTTAGAAAAGAATTTATTCCGTTTCCTCTTTCACCCTAACTTACATCATAAAAACACAAGCGGAGAATAATGAATTTATTCTCCGCTTGTGTTTTTTCAGATTACAATCTCAGAATTGCAGTTAATTTGCTACAACATTGACTAACTTACCCGGGATAACAATCACTTTTCGAATTGTTTTTCCAGCAGTTAGCTCTTTTATCTTTTCATTCTCTAGCGCTTTTTTTTCTAATTCTTCTTTTGTAATATCTTTAGAAACAAGAAGTTTAGCTCGAACTTTCCCCATAATTTGCACAACTATTTCAATTTCATCTTCAACAAGCTTCGTTTCATCATAAGTTGGCCATGGCTCATAAGTGATAGTATTTGAATGACCCATAATTCCCCAAAGTTCCTCAGAAATATGCGGAGCAATTGGAGAAAGTAATTTAATAAAACCTTCTATATAGGATTTTGGAAGTTTTTCTGCTTTATAACATTCATTAATAAATACCATCATTTGTGAAATAGCTGTATTAAAATGCAAGTTATCAAAATCCTCAGTTACTTTTTTTACAGTTTCATGATAAACCTTATCTAAAGTATGATCATTTTCTTCTGCAATCTTATTGGACAACTCGCCTTTTTCATTCACCATTAGACGCCACACACGATCTAAAAAGCGTCTAGACCCATCAAGTCCTTTTTCCGACCATGCAATGGAAGCATCTAGCGGCCCCATAAACATTTCATAAAGCCGTAGTGTATCTGCACCGTGTGATTCCAAAACATCATCTGGATTTACGACGTTTCCTTTTGACTTACTCATTTTTTCATTGCCTTTTCCAAGAATCATTCCTTGGTTAAATAATTTCATAAATGGTTCTTTTGTTGAAACAACTCCAATGTCATATAAGAACTTGTGCCAAAAGCGTGCGTATAATAAATGAAGAACGGCGTGCTCTGCACCACCAATGTAAAGATCTACCGGCAACCACTTTTCTAGTGCCTTCGGGTCAGCAATTTTATCTGGATTATTCGGATCAATATATCGTAAATAATACCAACAGCTTCCCGCCCATTGAGGCATGGTGTTTGTCTCTCTTCTACCTTTTTTGCCTGTTTTTGGATCTATTACATTTACCCATTCCTCACAGTTTGCTAATGGAGATTCACCAGTGCCCGACGGCTTAATATTATCCATCTCAGGTAGTTTTAATGGTAGTTCTTCTTCTGGAACAGTAGTCATTGTCCCATCTTCCCAATGAATAATTGGAATTGGTTCTCCCCAATAGCGTTGACGTGCAAATAACCAATCACGAAGTCGGTATGTTACCTTTTTTGTACCTTTTCCGTTTTCCTCTAACCATTCGATCATACGGGTAATAGCAGTATCTTTATTCAATCCGTTTAAGAAATCAGAATGAACCAGCTTTCCATCACCCGTATACGCTTCTTTAGAGATATCTCCTCCAGAAACTACTTCAACAATTGGCAAATTAAACGTAGTAGCAAATTCATAATCTCGTTCATCATGTGCAGGAACCGCCATAATTGCCCCTGTTCCATAGCTCATTAATACATAATCAGCAATCCAGATTGGTATTTTTGCTCCATTAGCAGGGTTTATCGCGTACGCACCTGTAAAGACACCGGTTTTATCTTTAGCTAAATCAGTTCTTTCAAGATCTGACTTCGTTTCAATCGTATGAATATATTGATCTACAGCTTCTTTCTGCTCAGCTGTAACAATTTTTTTAACCAGTGGATGCTCTGGTGCTAACACTGCATAAGTAGCGCCAAACAGCGTATCTGGTCTTGTTGTAAACACTGTAAATTCCTCATCTATGGAATCAATCGCAAAACGAACCTCGGCACCTTCTGATCGCCCTATCCAATTTCGTTGCATTTCTTTTAAGCTTTCTGGCCAATCTAATTCTTCTAAATCCTCTAATAACCTATCTGCATAAGCGGTTATTCGTAGCATCCACTGCTTCATTGGCTTGCGAATCACAGGATGACCGCCTCGCTCACTTTTCCCGTCAATTACTTCTTCATTAGCAAGTACCGTTCCTAATGCTGGACACCAGTTCACAGCAACTTCATCCATATAAGCTAACCCATGTTCATATAACTTAATAAAAATCCATTGTGTCCATTTATAATAATTAGGATCCATCGTACTTAATTCTCTGTCCCAATCATACGAAAATCCAAGTGCTTGTATTTGCCGTTTAAAAACAGCTATATTCTTTTTCGTAAAATCTTCCGGACTATTTCCGGTATCTAACGCATATTGTTCCGCCGGAAGACCAAATGCATCCCATCCCATCGGGTGCAGGACTTCATATCCCTGCATTCGTTTCATTCTGGAAATAATATCTGTAGCAGTATAACCTTCCGGATGTCCGACATGTAGTCCAGCTCCAGATGGATAAGGAAACATATCTAAAGCATACATTTTTTTCTTATTGGAGTACGTATTTGTTTTAAATGTTTTATTTTCCAGCCAATGCTGTTGCCATTTCTTTTCAATTTGCTGATGATGAAAGCTCATTTTTCTTCCTCCTTTAATTATAACGACGATAATTACTATCGTTGATAGCAGTTCATCTTTTATTACCTTCTAAATAAGTCATAGTAGAGACAAAGTCAAAAAGACAACTAGGTAGTAACGTATAGACTATCAAGTTTTGCACAACATCGAAATTTTTTCCTACAACTTAAAAATTTTGTAAACGTTGCTAAAGCAACTTCTGTTTTTGCCAACATGAAAAGAGCTCCGTTAGTGATGTACAAACAGAAGAACTTCTGAAGCGATAAAGTGAAACTTCATTTCATGAAACGTTTTCCCAAGGAATGCTAGTATCGCAAGGGTATGACCTAAAGGGCCCCTGAACCAATCGGGTATTTAAAAGCCGTCTAAAACAGGGGTATGCCTACGTCTAAAGCAATAAGCCCTTTTTTTGTCGCCCTTCCCTTAGATTCAAGGGGATGTTGACTTTCATAGAAAAAAGACCGAAGTTTGCTAGTCGATCTTTAAGCTTTGTTAGACAAAGTTACTTTAAATAAGATATCGCCATGTAAAAACGGATGTCGTTTTCTAGAAAATAAAAAAAAGCAACCCACCCCTCACAAAAGGGACGAGAAGCTTTTCCCGCGGTACCACCCAGCTTAATGCATCATTAGCATTCACTTCATATCCGTAACGTGGATAGACGACAGAAGCTACATATCACCTCTGTAACGACTAAGGCGAGTTCATAAATATACAAGGACAGTTTTCACCAACCACTGTCTCTCTTTTCTTGCATGGATTTACTACTACTCCTTAGTATTGTCGTTATCATATATGGTATTATATCGAATTTTAATGAATTAGAATCGCTTTGTCAAGACAATCCACTACGCAATCTGATAAAATAAGACATAATCACTATGGAAAAGGAGTATACCATGTTACACGGAATTCTGCATTACGCACACTACTTATTGGAAGCTACACTTGAAAAAAACGAAACTGTTATTGATGCAACTTGTGGAAACGGGAACGATACCCTTTTTTTAAGTAATGTTGTTGGTGATAATGGTCATGTGTTTGCTTTTGACATCCAAACAGAAGCTATCCAAGCAACCCGACAAAAGTTAATAGAAAATGGGAAGACGAATGTCACTGTCATTCATGATAGTCATGCAAATTTGAAAAAATATCTACCTTCAAATGACATATTACTAGGTGGAGCAGTATTTAATCTCGGCTATTTACCAAGAAGCGATAAAACGGTTATTACTAAAGCTGAATCAACGATTAAAGCGATAGATACCATTTTACACTTTCTAAAACCAAATGGCATAATAGTTTTAGTTGTTTATCACGGACATAAGGGCGGTAAAGAAGAAAAAAAAGCTATTTTAAAACATGTAATAAGGTTAAATCAGCGTCGATACCATGTCTTGCAATATGGCTTTATTAATCAAAAAAACAATCCTCCATTCATTATCGCTATTCAAAAAAGAGCCTAGACTAAGTATGTATATTAATGAAAGAATAATTTGGAATGATCACCTAACATGACAATTTGGTATGGTTAAAATAGTAAGTAGCTAATTAAATTAGGTCCTTACTTTCTCTTAAGAAATGTCCAAAAAACTTACAAGTATGTTTCCAGTCTTTCCAATTAAGAGACACTTCCTGTTTTTCCACTCGAACCTGTATCCACTACTTACGGTTTGTTTTACCTAGTTTGCACAGTAGGCAATAGTCTCGGCCCAGAAGCTTGGCTATTGCCTACTGTTAGTTACTAAAGCTTTCCTCAAAAGTTAATTCCCCTTGTGTACATCAATAAAACAGTATCTGTTTTACAATTTTTATTGTCTGTTCACAAAAAATACATAATACTATTACATCAACCTTGTAAACGTTTCATTGTTATAGTACAGCGTTTACACTAAAATTAACTTGCTCAATACTTCACAAACTTAATATAGAAATTTATTAAAAGACGATATATAATGAAATTGTAAAGAGATTGATCAATACTTCACAAACTTTTAAAGGAGGCTTTATCATGACTACTAAAACAAAAGTAAGTTCCCCAAAGGAGCAAGTTTCTCATACAATCGATCAACTAGTAGTTAACGCAGAGCGTGCTTTAGATGAATTCAAAAAATTAGACCAACAAGCAATTGATGCGATTGTTAAGGAAATGGCTTTGGCTGGAATTGATAAACATATGGAATTAGCAAAGTTAGCGATTGAAGAAACTGGTCGCGGAGTCTTTGAGGATAAAGTAATCAAAAATATTTTCGCAACTGAATATATTTATCATAACATAAAATATGATAAAACGGTTGGCATTATTAATGAAAACGAATTGGAAGGTGTTGAAGAGTATGCTGAACCAGCAGGAGTTGTCTGTGGTATAACACCTGTTACTAATCCAACATCGACAACCATGTTCAAATCATTAATTTCAATTAAGACTAGAAATCCAATTATTTTTGCCTTTCATCCATCCGCGCAAAAAAGTAGTAGTTATGCAGCAAAAATTCTGCTGGATGCTGCAGTAAAAGCTGGTGCACCGAAAAATTGTATTCAATGGATAGAAACTCCTTCTATTGACGCAACAAAAACGCTAATGAATCATCCTGGTGTATCATTAATCCTTGCAACTGGTGGAGCAGGAATGGTGAAATCTGCCTATAGTTCTGGAAAACCTGCACTCGGCGTTGGGCCTGGAAACGTACCATGCTATATTGAAAAAACAGCTATGATTAAACGTGCTGTGAACGATCTTATTCTTTCTAAAACTTTTGATAATGGTATGATTTGTGCGTCCGAACAAGCAGTAATCATTGATAAAGAAATCTATGATACGGTTAAACAAGAACTTATAACAAATAGATGTCACTTTTTAACGAATGACGAAATTAAGAAAGTTGGAAAGCTCGTAATCAATCCAACAACATGTGCTGTTAATCCAGATATTGTAGGAAAACCTGCATATGAAATCGCCAAAATGGCAGGAGTAAATGTAGAAAAAAATACGAAGATTCTTATTGCTGAACTCGAAGGCGTTGGTCCTGAATTTCCGCTATCCAGAGAAAAGTTAAGTCCTGTCCTGGCTTGTTACAAGGTAAATTCCACGGAAGAAGGAATAAAAAGGGCGGAAGAAATGCTACATTTTGGTGGATTAGGACATTCTGCAGTGATTCATTCAACCGATGATGACATCATAGAAAAATATTCACATCGTATGAAAGCGGGAAGAATCATTGTAAACTCTCCTTCTTCTCAAGGAGCAATCGGCGATATTTATAATGCTCACATGCCTTCTCTGACTTTAGGGTGTGGAACATATGGAGGTAACTCTGTCTCTACGAATGTTGGCACCATAAACCTGATAAACATTAAAAAAACAGCACGGAGGAAAAATAATATGCAATGGTTTAAGCTACCTCCTAAAATTTATTTTGAAAGAAATGCAATTCAATATTTAGAAAAAATGCCGGATATATCAAAAGCTTTTATTGTCACCGATCCAGTTATGGTTAAGCTTGGCTATGTAGATAAAGCACTGTATTATTTACGGAAGCGCCCTGATTACGTGCATTGTGAAATTTTCTCTGATGTCGAAGCAGATCCATCGATTGATACCATCCAAAAAGGTACAGAAATGATGCGCCAATTTAAGCCTGATGTGATAATTGCTCTTGGTGGCGGTTCACCTATGGATGCGGCTAAAGCAATGTGGCTATTTTATGAGTATCCGGAAGTCGATTTCCATGAATTAAAACAAAAATTTATGGACATTCGCAAGCGAATTGTTAAATATCCAAAATTAGGAAAGCTAGCAAAATTTGTTGCCGTGCCAACTACATCTGGAACAGGATCAGAAGTTACTTCTTTCACAGTTATTACCGATAAAAAAGCCAATATGAAATATCCATTAGCCGATTATGAATTAACACCAGATGTAGCAATAGTAGATCCGCAATTTGTTATGTCTGTACCAAAACAAGTAACTGCTGATACAGGGATGGACGTTTTAACACATGCGATTGAAGCGTATGTGTCTAATATGGCAAATGACTATACGGATGGTTTAGCCATAAAAGCAATCCAATTAGTATTTGAATATTTACCAAAAGCATATCATAATGGAAATGATGCTTTAGCAAGAGAAAAAATGCATAATGCATCTACAATTGCAGGAATGGCATTTTCCAACGCGTTTTTAGGTATTAACCATTCCCTCGCCCATAAATTAGGTGCTGCATTTAATATTGCACATGGCCGAGCAAATACGATTCTACTTCCACATGTTATTCGCTACAATGCACAAAAACCGGAAAAATTCGTCTCATTTCCGAAGTATGAATATTTTATTGCTGACAAGCGCTATGCAGAAATTGCAGCTACGTTGAATCTTCCGGCAAGAACAGTAGAGGAAGGTGTTGAAAGCTTAGTACAAGCTATCATTAAACTTGCAAAGGAATTAAATATTCCAATGAGCATGAAAGATGCAGGAATAAATGAACAAGAATTTGAAGCACAAGTAGATGAACTTGCTGAATTAGCTTTCGAAGATCAATGTACAACGGCAAATCCAAAACTTCCATTAGTTACGGAATTAGCCGAAATTTATCGAAAAGCATATAAAGGAGTTTAGCTGTTCGATTATAATCAAATCATTCAAACTAGCACGGAATAAAACTCTATCATTAAATAAAAAACGTTCTTTACTTCGTTTTCTATCTCCACACGGTATTAGCCTACCCGTGAACGGAAGAAACGTTAGCCGACCGCTCTTACTCTTACTTATGGGTATGGGCGGTCTTTTGACGGAAAAATCGCTTCATAAAATAATATACTCTTGTATTCCAATGAAAAAATAGTGCCGCTCTGTCTCCCTTTTCAAAAAACATCCTCTTGACTGCTCTTGAGTCATTTAGCTGCTTTACTTTTTTATCCCCTAAATATAACCCAATTAATCCTTGAATAACCATCTGGTGAAAATAATGGTTTGGCAAAGATTCTGTATATAAGTTTGCTTGCTTATAAAAATAGTGTAAACGTTCATGTTTTGTTGACGTATCTGCATAATAAGAACAAAAATTCAAATCTTTCTCTTTCACATCTTCTTGTTGATCAATATAATAATCAAGCAAGATATGCAACCCTTGTACATAAGGAAAATAACTAGTAACGATTTGGTTAGCGAATTTACGATACAACCTCCCTGCCAATCCATAGGAAATTAAGCAGTAAATTCCTAAAGTCGATCCCGTTGCTGCGGAAAACTCATACCATTGTAATGGATAAATATTATTTTCCCTAGACCAGGTGGTTAATCGCAGCACCCGTTCTTCTGGAATAACATGCTTATGAACTTGCAAATCACGATACAATTCGGCCAGCCATAAAGCTTGTTCTTGAAAAGTTGGTATATCATCTAATAATATCACAACTTCTTTACAAGTCTTTACAAGTTCTAATAGATAACCATTATCCTGTTTATGAGGAAAAAATGCATAATAGTCTGTTGATTCCACTTTTCCGGATAATGCATCAGTCATTGCAGTATGTAATAGCTCAAATGATCTCGCTTCCATAGTAGTACTACGATCACATAAATTGTCCAGATAATCACTAATCGTTTGATAAGCAACAATAAAACGCACGCATTTCTTCCATCTATCTCCCGCTAAAAATGCATATACTGCTCCACCTTGACAATGGAAACGTTTTGCTGTAATACTAGCCAATGCTTGAGACCGTAATTCCTCATCAGGTATTTCATTTGCTCGTTTTTGCCAATAAGTCAATTCTTTTTTTACAGTAGGAAAAATCTTTCGATAAACTGCTATCATTAAAGAAGCAGGAGTACTTGGTACTTGATAGCTCAAAGTGTTGCCTCCGTTCTGTATCTAGCCACTATATTATCTGCTGTAAATATTATTTTAGCTTATTAAACGCAGTTAATCAAAACATCAAACCATTGGTACACAAGGGGATGTACGTTTTTATCATACATTTTTTGCAAATTACGCTATTCGAAACTTAACTTTTGAGATGTTTTAGTCAAATTTTTATTCTCCTGTGTAAACGACCGCACCCTAAAAACTGCTTAAATTAATCATTGAAATATATATCTCCTAGGCATCAAAGAATCTCTGCTTATGCTTCAAGAATTCGAAAGCAAGCCATTTCATCATTTACTAAATAAACTGTTCCGTATAGGGAGTATTTCATCTGAAGATGGTCACAATAAAAAATAAATCATGAAAGGCTGATAAAATGATTTATATCTATAATGATTATGGTGGAACTCATACGACATCGTTAGCGGCTGCTTATCACTTAAAAAAACTACCGACTAATAGAACACTTACAAAAGATGAAATTATAAATGTTGATTATTTTAATAAATTAACGAAAGAAGATTTGGCAAATTTATTTTTCACGAAATAGATGAAGATGGGAATCCAGTCTATACAATTGGAAGAAAAAATAATCATTTAGTAGTACCAGCTTTAAAAAATTTAATCGAACTTATCCGAGAAAAAAATGAAGTTAAAGAGAAAATAATCTTTTCTAATACTTCATCAACAGTTCCTTTTGCCATGACAATTGGAGGATTTTTCTCCAGAGGATTAAAAATAGATTTTATCGGTGTTCCTTTACTTATCTTAGGTGCTAAACAATGTGGCAAGCGTATTAATCAATTGGTGGAACATACAAAAAAACAGCAACATCTTCAAATAAACAAGTTCTCGTTCTATAAAATAAATTCATTTAAATGAATTGCTCTAAGTAGAGATAACATTAACCGAATCCAATAAATGACCCTTTTTTTGCAAACAAGATTTTAAATAAAGGAATTGATCAACATGGATTTTCCCGTTATTCATACTAATTTTTGGGATGGCGTTATTGCTGTACCTATAATTGTAATTCTAACACAGTGCTTTAAATTACTTCCTATCCCCCGTCAATACTTCCCAACAATAGCAAGTATTCTGGGCTTTTTCATTTCTATATTTATAAGTCATCGTCATGACTTATGGGCAGGCATTTTTATGGGTCAGCAGCCGTCGGGACATATGCTGCATTAAAAACTAATTGGGTAGTTTTTAGAGAAAAATGGTTGAATAAAAAAGTCAGACAAGAATAAGAAACGTCTTCCTAATAGGTGAACAAGGATTGTTATATTATTTCAACTTTTGACACTTTCAACTATTTATCCGACTTCTTGAATGGAACATGACCTCTTATTGCTCTCTCATAAGGAATTTTAAATCACGATTTGGATACAATTCATCCAGAGTGATAGTCGCTTCTTTTCTAGCCTTTAGAGAGCCGCCTTCTAAAGTAAAATCTTTAAGTCCTTTTACATCTGTTTTCTAATGGCAATAATTTATACGGTTTAGAAGCATCCACTTTTACGCAAATTTTCTGAATCTGCTTTTCCAGCTTTTACTTACTTATAAATTTATCTCCAATAAAATTCTTACTGTATTCCTTCATTGTAAATAGTTGTGGACAGATTTCACCAAGTAGCTTCGATCCCATTCTAATAATCGGATTTGTAGAGCGACCTGCTGAAAGCCACTCTATATAGAACACGGGCATCTTTACCTTGACCAGTGCGGTTTTATTCTACGTTTAATTTTTCTAGGAAATAGTTCTTTTTAAAAGAGTTTCCACCAGTTAGCTTCGATGATTTTTCCGGATATCCTAACTTAGACTCCTCTTTCACTTCTTTAGCAGCCCTGAAGCTTAGAACCAAAGAAGAAAGAGCAACATCGGTTACATACATAATTCCTTCTTCTTCAATGGTATCAGTGAAAGACGTGGCAGATTCCGCTGCTTAGTTTTTAATGAATACTTCTTATAACTATGTAAATCTTTAGATAGACCTTTTAACCTAAAAACAAACTTATAATGCCCCTCCCGTAACTCGTTTCGACTTTATGAGGAAGGGTTTAACATGGAAAAAATAGTACACTAAGCTTTTATTGCCGTATATAAAATTAGTTAGTATTTGTCAAAAAAATTCCTAATAGGAAAGTATAAACCTTTGTATCTACGACTAGCGTAAATGGTATGGAGCATATCATAAAAGTTCTCCAAAAACTTTATAACTTCTACCTCCCTTCAGTATGCAGAACAGTTTGTTACTTCTAAAGTTGGTCTCCAGATTTATATAAAAGCTTCCACCTAAGGATGTTTTATTTAAACGTCCAAAAAAAAGACTATTTACTCAGGATAAGAGCCAACCCTACAAAATTATTCATGAATATAGTAAAGTAGACCGAAAATAAAGGAGGTAGGTTATATGTGGAGAAAATTTGATGAAGACGGAAATCAAGAATTTAGCTTTTCGAAGGCTAGAGCAGATGCTGATGCCGATGCAAGGTCTGATGTAGATTTCGACAGCGATATCCGTGTAGATAATGATAATGACAACGACAATGATAACGACCTAAAAAATAGAAATCGCAATATTAATATCGCCAAAGTCATTAGAAGTGGTAATTCTAATGTTGATGTTGATATTGATGAAAAAGAACGTGTTGATATTGATAAGGACCGTTAAAAAACACCATTAGTTACTATTAGTGGGGTGAAAAACATCCCACTATTTTCCTCGAAAGGAGAATTTGATTTGAAGAAGGCAAATGACAACTTACATGTACTAGACTTTAAAACTGATACTCGCTCCACGATTGGAAATAGCGGAAATTCAGATGTCGATGTAACTGTAAATATTGATACCACCCCTATTGCATACGCAATGTTATGTACACTTTTAGCAACTAGTCAAATTTCCTCAACTGAATTTAATGCTGCGGTTAGAAAATTAGAAGATTTTGCAAGTAGTGGTAAGTTCCCTTCGATAAAAGACATGAATGATTTATCACTAGTGAAACTAAACAAAAGACAATTAAGAAGGTAAAAAAACGCCTTCTTATTTTTATACCACGAACTACACATAAAAAATAAGATTAAATAACAGATCTTTCTGTTTTGTTCTGTGCAAGGTCTTTTCATGCTTATTTTTAAACTATTATAGATGTCAAACATTTTTCAACAGCAATGAAAAGAATTATTTTTCCTTTTACATTTTTAAGACAGAAAATACTCAAACCTTGTATAAGCCTTCAATAAGGTTCCATAGACGTAAGAAAAAGGGAGAGATAAAATAGCCCTAGCTCAAGACTAAACTGAACTAAGGCTGGACAATGCAGGGAGAGTTACCCTGTATAATTAATATTAAACAACAAATATAAATATTACTGTAAACGTATATGAATTGAAACTGTACCTCTTGAAGTTTCTTTTCATTCATAAGTTCATTCATTTCTTTGGCATCCTAAAACCATTATGTATTTTTTTACGCTGTTCTCCAAGACGTTTCTACATCATCTGGAGGATTTTCAGTAAGAGGGTAGTAAGCTTAATTTCGTTTCCTCAGACAATTCTCCGCCCAATTTCTTAAGATATCTATTTCATCTTTAATTGACTTTGACAGATTAAGTATAAAGACGATATCATTGTCAAAGCTTCCTTTTCTTATAATTTCTAATATTTTCGTACTAGTTACGTAAAGATCGCTTAAAAGCATTTCTTTTATTGCTCACTTGGGTAAGATGTTCAGGGAAGTTTTTCAAATATCCCTCACCCCTTTATATCCAGTAGCTTCCTCCAAAATGATATACTAATAGTAGCCATCATATTTTTTCAGGAGGATTTAAAATGATACAAGCATATAAAGGCATATTTCCAAAAATTCATGAGTCTGTATTTATTGCAGAAGACGCAACCATCATTGGTGATGTCACTATTGATGAACAAACGAGTATTTGGTTTAAAACAGTCATACGGGGAGATGTTGCGCCGGTCAGAATCGGTAAACGAATCAGCATTCAAGATTTATCCATGCTGCATCAAAGCCCGAACCTCCCGTTAATTATTGAAGATGATGTAACAGTTGGTCATCAAGTAACACTGCATTCAGCAGTTATTCGAGAAAAGGCGTTAATCGGGATGGGTTCTATCCTATTAGATGGTGCTGAAGTAGGAGAAAATGCATTTATTGGAGCCGGCAGCTTAGTACCGCCAGGAAAGAAAATACCAGCACACACATTAGCATTTGGGAGACCGGCTAAAGTG
Encoded proteins:
- a CDS encoding class I SAM-dependent methyltransferase, which produces MLHGILHYAHYLLEATLEKNETVIDATCGNGNDTLFLSNVVGDNGHVFAFDIQTEAIQATRQKLIENGKTNVTVIHDSHANLKKYLPSNDILLGGAVFNLGYLPRSDKTVITKAESTIKAIDTILHFLKPNGIIVLVVYHGHKGGKEEKKAILKHVIRLNQRRYHVLQYGFINQKNNPPFIIAIQKRA
- the adhE gene encoding bifunctional acetaldehyde-CoA/alcohol dehydrogenase; its protein translation is MTTKTKVSSPKEQVSHTIDQLVVNAERALDEFKKLDQQAIDAIVKEMALAGIDKHMELAKLAIEETGRGVFEDKVIKNIFATEYIYHNIKYDKTVGIINENELEGVEEYAEPAGVVCGITPVTNPTSTTMFKSLISIKTRNPIIFAFHPSAQKSSSYAAKILLDAAVKAGAPKNCIQWIETPSIDATKTLMNHPGVSLILATGGAGMVKSAYSSGKPALGVGPGNVPCYIEKTAMIKRAVNDLILSKTFDNGMICASEQAVIIDKEIYDTVKQELITNRCHFLTNDEIKKVGKLVINPTTCAVNPDIVGKPAYEIAKMAGVNVEKNTKILIAELEGVGPEFPLSREKLSPVLACYKVNSTEEGIKRAEEMLHFGGLGHSAVIHSTDDDIIEKYSHRMKAGRIIVNSPSSQGAIGDIYNAHMPSLTLGCGTYGGNSVSTNVGTINLINIKKTARRKNNMQWFKLPPKIYFERNAIQYLEKMPDISKAFIVTDPVMVKLGYVDKALYYLRKRPDYVHCEIFSDVEADPSIDTIQKGTEMMRQFKPDVIIALGGGSPMDAAKAMWLFYEYPEVDFHELKQKFMDIRKRIVKYPKLGKLAKFVAVPTTSGTGSEVTSFTVITDKKANMKYPLADYELTPDVAIVDPQFVMSVPKQVTADTGMDVLTHAIEAYVSNMANDYTDGLAIKAIQLVFEYLPKAYHNGNDALAREKMHNASTIAGMAFSNAFLGINHSLAHKLGAAFNIAHGRANTILLPHVIRYNAQKPEKFVSFPKYEYFIADKRYAEIAATLNLPARTVEEGVESLVQAIIKLAKELNIPMSMKDAGINEQEFEAQVDELAELAFEDQCTTANPKLPLVTELAEIYRKAYKGV
- the leuS gene encoding leucine--tRNA ligase; amino-acid sequence: MSFHHQQIEKKWQQHWLENKTFKTNTYSNKKKMYALDMFPYPSGAGLHVGHPEGYTATDIISRMKRMQGYEVLHPMGWDAFGLPAEQYALDTGNSPEDFTKKNIAVFKRQIQALGFSYDWDRELSTMDPNYYKWTQWIFIKLYEHGLAYMDEVAVNWCPALGTVLANEEVIDGKSERGGHPVIRKPMKQWMLRITAYADRLLEDLEELDWPESLKEMQRNWIGRSEGAEVRFAIDSIDEEFTVFTTRPDTLFGATYAVLAPEHPLVKKIVTAEQKEAVDQYIHTIETKSDLERTDLAKDKTGVFTGAYAINPANGAKIPIWIADYVLMSYGTGAIMAVPAHDERDYEFATTFNLPIVEVVSGGDISKEAYTGDGKLVHSDFLNGLNKDTAITRMIEWLEENGKGTKKVTYRLRDWLFARQRYWGEPIPIIHWEDGTMTTVPEEELPLKLPEMDNIKPSGTGESPLANCEEWVNVIDPKTGKKGRRETNTMPQWAGSCWYYLRYIDPNNPDKIADPKALEKWLPVDLYIGGAEHAVLHLLYARFWHKFLYDIGVVSTKEPFMKLFNQGMILGKGNEKMSKSKGNVVNPDDVLESHGADTLRLYEMFMGPLDASIAWSEKGLDGSRRFLDRVWRLMVNEKGELSNKIAEENDHTLDKVYHETVKKVTEDFDNLHFNTAISQMMVFINECYKAEKLPKSYIEGFIKLLSPIAPHISEELWGIMGHSNTITYEPWPTYDETKLVEDEIEIVVQIMGKVRAKLLVSKDITKEELEKKALENEKIKELTAGKTIRKVIVIPGKLVNVVAN